From the genome of Anaerolineae bacterium, one region includes:
- a CDS encoding PA14 domain-containing protein, whose amino-acid sequence MKKPQFFLLLLALGVTLAGTQVVKDPARTGTGVSLLILGLCLGLIASSGEKPPAFARSLPITPSVWKRILGFSLLLTSAIAALGMIKLFESTQSPLPWLFYMLSLVYLGFAFYLLEERPPSSPARSETRGLLLPLILLLAFFLRLYRIDRMPPGIYYDEACNALDAAWAVDSGTYPPYFEACNGRGPLLIYSLAPAIKLLGNESLALRIVPVFYGTATVLAFYLLLRLIDARLAIIGALLLGIMRWHFHFSRVVFDAITTPFFATFSLYFLWRGFLRGARTDFLLAGFMAGWGLMGYAAFRVFPLLALLSFLPYLIKNKARIREVTTAFLIFLLAILLASAPLISYAIHHPDTFLHRSRQVYLLRFHPLPAGVEALKHNLRVTLLMFHQRGDFNPRHNLPDAPLLDPIMGALTVVGIGICLRKSLDWRYGIMPLWLILFLQPGIWSIEAPQALRNIGAVIPVAFMGAVALREIASAAPFLSRGLILPLVMVSLTLNFHLYFFRHASDPRVFYAFHGLETTVGRVISSLGSAYRFYSIYATDPTVHFLLPREIDLRFLDSLEHIPLRERSDRDIVYLVDPRYDLPLEVFLHWYPGAEVKEIPDPSGKTMLRLIVVGKEEVNSSVGLRVLPQETLKEGSFFIPETGVYRLKLEGSTSAELLVAGADGFLTLKGGEEVSVHLIKGWHDFKLRGPGRAEIHGGGLDGQVPEELFNIHPAPKRGLTGYYYRGTDWSGEPVFARVDPFIAFRWHIQPLPAPFCVEWRGFLKVEKPGYYGFALFSNSPSFLEIDGQLVVRTSHERLQEGRIYLSEGEHKIRVRYQEPGGYSAVYLYWKPPGGELEIPPPEIFTPLWGTLWNEW is encoded by the coding sequence ATGAAAAAACCGCAGTTTTTCTTGCTCCTCTTAGCCCTGGGAGTGACTCTGGCGGGAACTCAAGTGGTGAAAGACCCGGCCAGGACAGGGACTGGAGTTAGCCTGTTGATTTTGGGCCTTTGCCTTGGTTTAATCGCCTCCAGTGGAGAAAAGCCCCCGGCTTTCGCCCGTAGCTTGCCCATCACACCATCTGTTTGGAAAAGAATCCTCGGATTCAGCCTGCTTCTGACTTCGGCCATTGCTGCTCTGGGAATGATAAAGCTTTTTGAAAGCACCCAGAGCCCTCTCCCCTGGCTTTTTTACATGCTTTCCCTCGTGTATTTGGGCTTTGCCTTCTACCTGCTGGAAGAGCGACCTCCCTCCTCACCTGCAAGGTCAGAAACCAGAGGCCTTTTACTCCCTCTTATCCTGCTGTTAGCTTTTTTCCTGCGCCTTTACCGGATTGACAGGATGCCCCCGGGTATCTACTACGATGAAGCCTGTAACGCTTTGGATGCCGCATGGGCGGTGGATTCAGGGACCTACCCCCCATACTTTGAGGCCTGCAATGGCCGTGGCCCCCTCCTTATCTATTCACTGGCCCCGGCCATAAAGCTTCTGGGAAATGAATCCCTGGCTCTGAGAATTGTGCCCGTCTTCTATGGAACGGCTACGGTTCTGGCTTTTTACCTTTTGTTAAGGCTTATAGACGCAAGATTGGCCATAATAGGTGCATTGCTTCTGGGGATAATGCGCTGGCATTTCCACTTCAGCCGGGTGGTTTTCGATGCCATAACCACCCCTTTCTTCGCCACTTTCTCCCTTTATTTTCTTTGGCGAGGTTTCCTCCGAGGAGCCCGCACCGACTTCCTCTTAGCTGGATTTATGGCGGGGTGGGGACTGATGGGCTATGCTGCTTTCCGGGTTTTCCCCCTGCTGGCTTTGCTTTCCTTTCTTCCCTACCTCATCAAAAACAAAGCCCGGATTAGAGAAGTAACAACCGCTTTCCTAATCTTTCTGCTCGCTATCCTCCTGGCCTCAGCTCCCCTCATCTCTTATGCCATTCACCACCCTGATACCTTTCTCCATCGCTCCCGTCAGGTCTACCTTCTGCGCTTCCATCCCTTGCCTGCGGGCGTAGAAGCCCTTAAGCACAACCTCAGGGTCACCCTCCTCATGTTCCACCAGCGGGGCGATTTTAACCCTCGCCATAACTTGCCCGATGCTCCCCTTCTGGACCCCATCATGGGAGCTCTCACTGTAGTGGGGATAGGAATTTGCCTGCGTAAATCCCTCGATTGGCGTTACGGTATCATGCCCCTCTGGCTGATACTTTTCCTCCAGCCCGGGATATGGTCCATTGAAGCACCTCAGGCTCTGCGCAACATAGGAGCAGTGATTCCGGTAGCCTTCATGGGGGCCGTAGCTCTCAGGGAAATAGCCTCGGCCGCTCCATTTCTCTCCCGTGGGCTGATTTTGCCCCTGGTGATGGTCTCCCTGACCCTCAACTTCCACCTGTATTTCTTTCGCCATGCCAGTGATCCAAGGGTTTTCTATGCTTTCCATGGCCTTGAAACCACTGTCGGCAGAGTAATCTCCTCATTAGGCTCCGCCTACCGTTTCTACTCCATTTACGCCACCGATCCCACGGTCCACTTCCTCCTCCCCCGGGAAATAGACTTGAGGTTCCTGGATTCCCTGGAACATATCCCTCTCCGGGAAAGAAGCGACCGGGATATCGTTTATCTTGTGGATCCCCGATATGACCTGCCCCTGGAAGTTTTCCTGCACTGGTATCCCGGGGCAGAAGTCAAGGAAATCCCGGACCCATCAGGGAAAACAATGCTCAGGTTGATTGTGGTCGGGAAAGAAGAGGTAAATAGCTCCGTAGGTCTCCGGGTGCTTCCCCAGGAAACCCTGAAGGAAGGCAGCTTTTTCATCCCCGAAACGGGCGTTTACCGGCTGAAACTGGAAGGCTCCACCTCGGCTGAGCTTCTCGTCGCAGGGGCCGACGGTTTCCTGACCCTTAAGGGTGGAGAAGAGGTTTCTGTTCACCTCATCAAGGGGTGGCACGATTTCAAACTGAGAGGACCAGGGCGAGCTGAAATCCACGGTGGGGGTTTAGATGGCCAGGTTCCTGAGGAACTATTCAACATCCATCCAGCGCCTAAAAGAGGCCTCACAGGTTACTATTACCGCGGAACCGATTGGAGCGGAGAACCTGTTTTCGCCAGAGTTGACCCCTTTATCGCTTTTCGCTGGCACATTCAACCCCTTCCTGCCCCCTTCTGTGTTGAATGGAGGGGTTTTTTGAAAGTGGAGAAGCCAGGATACTACGGTTTTGCCCTTTTCTCTAACTCCCCTTCGTTCCTGGAAATAGACGGCCAATTGGTTGTGAGAACTTCGCACGAAAGGCTCCAGGAAGGTAGAATTTACCTGAGCGAAGGTGAGCATAAAATAAGGGTAAGGTATCAGGAGCCGGGAGGATATTCAGCGGTCTACCTCTACTGGAAACCGCCCGGGGGCGAACTTGAAATCCCGCCTCCGGAGATTTTCACACCCCTCTGGGGGACATTGTGGAACGAGTGGTGA
- a CDS encoding GNAT family N-acetyltransferase, with protein sequence MGFIRVMRPEKDLAGLADLLEEAFGPDLNQEGREFIHELRFIGKAGPLGGLLFALDSALKGEFRGFVWDEGGKVAGNVSVNRTGWDRWHISNVAVAPPYRSKGIARRLMQAALSYIWDQGGRWVTLQVRDDNPIAISLYRSLGFEELGKVVEMELESTARLPLSSGEKALAFDLSRWKDEYKLAMVSIPPGLLWLERPRPEGFQPLSFNPLLNRLGYLVQGWDLHHVMVLRENSMVATAALWKSLLGKRHKLQFLIHPQARGEVEEALAEGILKPLTKPFRGIAYTKIPAEYQELVQVLERAGFKTTRVLLQMRLDLEYANKEVLSYG encoded by the coding sequence TTGGGATTCATAAGGGTAATGAGGCCTGAAAAAGACCTCGCAGGATTAGCGGACCTCCTGGAGGAAGCTTTCGGGCCGGATCTGAACCAGGAGGGCCGTGAGTTTATTCATGAACTGCGATTTATCGGAAAAGCAGGGCCATTGGGTGGCCTTCTCTTTGCTCTGGATTCAGCCTTAAAGGGGGAGTTCAGGGGATTTGTCTGGGATGAAGGCGGTAAAGTGGCAGGTAACGTTTCCGTTAATCGGACGGGCTGGGACCGATGGCACATAAGCAATGTGGCAGTGGCTCCTCCCTATCGCTCCAAAGGGATAGCACGCCGTCTGATGCAGGCGGCCCTTTCTTATATATGGGACCAGGGCGGACGGTGGGTGACTCTCCAGGTTAGGGATGATAACCCCATAGCCATTTCTCTTTACAGAAGCCTGGGTTTTGAGGAGCTGGGGAAAGTGGTGGAAATGGAGCTTGAAAGCACAGCCAGGCTTCCTCTTTCCTCGGGCGAGAAAGCCTTAGCCTTTGATTTATCCCGATGGAAAGATGAATACAAATTAGCCATGGTTTCTATACCCCCAGGCCTCCTGTGGCTTGAGAGGCCCAGACCCGAAGGCTTTCAGCCCCTTTCTTTCAACCCCCTCCTCAATCGGCTGGGTTACCTGGTCCAGGGCTGGGATTTGCACCATGTTATGGTTTTGAGAGAAAACTCAATGGTGGCTACCGCTGCCCTTTGGAAAAGTTTGCTGGGCAAAAGGCATAAGCTTCAGTTCCTGATCCACCCCCAGGCCCGGGGTGAAGTGGAAGAGGCCCTGGCGGAAGGAATCCTCAAGCCTCTAACGAAACCCTTCAGAGGCATAGCTTACACCAAAATCCCCGCTGAATACCAGGAACTTGTCCAGGTCCTGGAAAGGGCCGGGTTTAAAACGACCAGGGTGTTACTCCAAATGCGGCTGGACCTGGAATATGCTAACAAGGAGGTGCTGAGCTATGGATGA
- a CDS encoding DUF2089 domain-containing protein, with product MRRVIGNCPVCGTQMVVKALRCPGCGTVMEGNFDLGRLYRLNPEQIQFVEIFLRCEGKLNRVQEMLGISYPTARARLLEVIKALGYEVKEEAQPTPEERKTILEELDQGKITVEEAIRRLRGSVSHE from the coding sequence ATGAGGAGGGTGATAGGGAATTGTCCGGTGTGTGGCACTCAAATGGTGGTGAAAGCGCTCCGTTGCCCGGGATGTGGAACTGTGATGGAAGGAAATTTCGACCTCGGAAGGCTCTACCGCCTTAATCCAGAACAGATTCAGTTTGTGGAGATTTTCCTCCGGTGTGAAGGGAAGCTCAACAGAGTTCAGGAAATGCTCGGGATTTCTTACCCCACCGCAAGAGCTCGCCTTCTTGAGGTGATAAAAGCCCTGGGTTACGAAGTAAAAGAGGAGGCCCAGCCCACACCAGAGGAAAGGAAAACTATATTGGAAGAGCTCGACCAGGGTAAGATAACGGTCGAAGAGGCTATAAGACGGCTCAGGGGAAGTGTGAGCCATGAGTGA
- a CDS encoding UDP-N-acetylmuramoyl-L-alanyl-D-glutamate--2,6-diaminopimelate ligase: protein MKLKVLVEELQNAGLLIQATGSTDTEISGITHDSRMVKGGEMFVAISGLNLNGHQFIPEALEKGARAVAGEREVYDLPVPYLQVKDSRYALALLSAAFYGHPGRKLRVIGVTGTDGKTTTVNLIHSILEAAGYKAGMISTINARIGDSVYDTGLHTTTPEAPDVQFYLAEMVKFGAQYAVLEVTSHGLHQHRVTGCEFDVAVITNITHEHLDYHQTFEAYREAKALLFRSLSTSFRKPQVPKVSVINVDDPSAPYFLAIPADSQLTYGLGPSAEVRAKDINTHPAGLKFTLVSPQGEFEIESQLVGFFNVYNILAATAVALSQGIPYEAIEAGVKKVERVKGRMEKVDLGQDFMVIVDFAHTPRALEEVLKTCRPWTKGRLIVVFGCPGLRDQAKRPMMGEIAGRLADLAVLTADDPRTEDVNEIIRQIAEGCRLAGRREGEGYVIIPDRAEAIEWAIARAQPGDLILFTGKGHEQSMSIGTVEYPWDEVEIVKTALKRRLGISY, encoded by the coding sequence ATGAAGCTCAAAGTTTTAGTGGAAGAATTGCAGAACGCTGGCCTCCTTATCCAGGCCACAGGCTCCACCGACACGGAAATATCGGGTATAACCCACGATTCCCGCATGGTTAAAGGCGGAGAAATGTTTGTAGCGATATCCGGCCTCAACCTGAACGGCCATCAATTTATCCCCGAAGCTTTGGAAAAAGGTGCCAGAGCAGTAGCGGGGGAAAGAGAAGTCTACGACCTTCCTGTCCCCTATCTTCAGGTTAAAGATTCCCGCTACGCTTTGGCTCTCCTTTCAGCAGCTTTTTATGGCCACCCTGGACGTAAACTCAGGGTTATCGGGGTGACCGGAACCGATGGCAAGACCACCACCGTTAATCTGATTCACTCTATTCTGGAAGCGGCAGGCTACAAAGCAGGGATGATCAGCACAATAAACGCCCGCATAGGCGATAGCGTTTATGATACAGGCCTGCACACCACAACCCCGGAAGCACCCGATGTCCAGTTCTACCTTGCGGAAATGGTGAAGTTCGGAGCCCAATACGCTGTCCTGGAAGTTACATCCCACGGCCTCCACCAGCACCGGGTGACCGGGTGCGAATTTGATGTAGCTGTAATCACTAACATAACCCATGAACATCTGGATTACCACCAGACTTTCGAAGCCTATCGTGAGGCCAAAGCCCTCCTTTTTCGGAGCCTGTCTACTTCTTTCCGGAAGCCCCAGGTCCCCAAAGTGTCAGTGATAAACGTTGATGATCCCTCTGCTCCCTATTTCCTGGCCATCCCCGCTGATTCCCAGTTAACTTATGGCCTTGGTCCTTCAGCAGAAGTGAGGGCCAAGGATATTAACACGCACCCCGCCGGGCTCAAATTCACACTGGTATCTCCCCAGGGGGAATTTGAAATTGAAAGCCAACTGGTGGGGTTTTTCAATGTTTACAACATCTTAGCCGCTACCGCTGTAGCTCTCTCCCAGGGCATACCCTATGAAGCCATAGAGGCAGGGGTTAAAAAGGTTGAAAGGGTTAAAGGGAGGATGGAGAAAGTCGATCTGGGCCAGGATTTCATGGTGATTGTGGACTTTGCCCATACCCCCCGGGCCCTGGAAGAAGTCCTGAAGACCTGCCGTCCCTGGACGAAAGGGAGGCTGATTGTGGTTTTCGGCTGTCCTGGGCTGAGGGACCAGGCCAAGCGACCCATGATGGGAGAAATAGCCGGTCGCCTGGCCGATCTGGCAGTCCTTACAGCAGATGACCCCAGGACGGAAGACGTGAACGAGATTATCAGGCAAATTGCTGAAGGATGCCGTCTGGCAGGCCGCCGCGAAGGCGAAGGGTATGTAATCATCCCTGACCGCGCAGAAGCTATTGAGTGGGCCATAGCCCGTGCCCAGCCGGGTGATCTCATTCTCTTTACCGGCAAAGGCCACGAGCAGTCCATGTCCATAGGGACTGTGGAATATCCCTGGGATGAAGTTGAAATTGTAAAAACTGCTCTTAAGCGCCGTCTCGGGATTAGTTATTAA
- a CDS encoding response regulator has translation MERVVMLVVPKWQERALISAQLQEEGYRIKAFQNIEAAAAYLCHAPSIPDLVVLDLKGIAVSLEKLKAFRLLLGETPLVLCASPYGRDPEAEKALNPSQILVRPFAVKDVVEAVRKLVPLSSPNS, from the coding sequence GTGGAACGAGTGGTGATGTTAGTTGTGCCCAAATGGCAGGAGAGGGCCCTGATCTCAGCTCAGCTTCAGGAAGAAGGCTACCGGATCAAGGCTTTCCAGAATATTGAAGCTGCTGCCGCTTACCTCTGTCATGCTCCTTCTATTCCGGATCTGGTGGTGCTGGACCTTAAGGGGATAGCTGTTTCTCTAGAAAAGTTGAAGGCTTTCCGCTTGCTCCTCGGGGAGACCCCTCTTGTGCTCTGCGCTTCTCCTTATGGCCGAGATCCGGAGGCCGAGAAGGCTTTGAACCCGTCCCAAATTCTGGTGCGCCCTTTTGCGGTCAAAGACGTGGTAGAGGCTGTCAGGAAGCTTGTGCCTCTTTCTTCGCCCAATTCCTGA
- a CDS encoding phage holin family protein, which translates to MRRFLIRWFINTVALWAAVQLVPGIEYRGNWQGLALLALIFGIVNALIGPILRFLTCPLIVLTLGLFTLILNAVMLALTAWIGQQLGFPFYIHGLIPALWGAIVISVVSLILNIFLGERR; encoded by the coding sequence ATGCGCCGCTTTCTTATTAGATGGTTCATAAACACTGTGGCCCTGTGGGCAGCTGTGCAGCTTGTCCCCGGGATTGAATACCGCGGAAACTGGCAAGGGCTGGCGCTTCTGGCTTTAATCTTTGGGATTGTCAATGCCCTGATAGGACCTATCTTGAGGTTCTTAACTTGCCCCCTCATAGTTTTAACCCTGGGCCTCTTTACCTTAATCCTCAACGCTGTAATGCTAGCCCTAACCGCCTGGATAGGGCAGCAACTGGGCTTCCCCTTCTACATTCACGGGCTTATCCCAGCCCTGTGGGGTGCTATAGTAATCAGCGTGGTTAGCTTAATCCTCAACATTTTCCTCGGGGAAAGAAGATGA
- a CDS encoding integron integrase, with product MPEKKIADRLREAIRLRGYSIRTEKAYLHWYERFVRFHKLRHPATMGAPEIEAFLTYLAAHEEVSASTQNQALSALLFLYQEVLGISLGNLHTLRAKRNTYVQPYLSHDECLRILAHLNGAPYLVACFLYGSGLRLLEALRLRIQDLDFDNYLITVRDTKSNRDRVTFLPDERRFLQRLYAHLKRVRHLYEAYPDIPVSMPPALARKYPDADRSWEWQYVFPARNPSVDPRTLTIKRHHLHPSGIQRAITKAVRAAGITKRATAHTLRAAFAHRLKEAGCSLDDIQKLMGHADIRTTQHYLESQIPAYKRLHSPLSAEP from the coding sequence ATGCCAGAGAAGAAAATTGCTGACCGTTTACGTGAGGCTATACGCTTGCGTGGATATTCCATTCGCACTGAGAAGGCTTATCTACACTGGTATGAACGTTTCGTCCGTTTCCACAAACTGCGCCATCCCGCTACTATGGGGGCGCCAGAAATTGAAGCTTTCCTAACTTACCTTGCCGCCCATGAAGAGGTTTCAGCTTCCACGCAGAACCAGGCCCTTTCCGCTCTCCTTTTCCTCTACCAGGAAGTTCTGGGCATTTCCCTCGGCAACTTGCACACCCTTCGCGCCAAACGAAATACTTACGTCCAACCTTACCTAAGCCACGATGAATGCCTGCGTATCCTAGCCCACCTGAACGGAGCACCTTACCTCGTCGCTTGCTTTCTCTACGGAAGCGGCCTGCGCCTCCTGGAAGCCTTGCGCCTCCGCATCCAGGACCTTGATTTTGATAACTACCTCATCACCGTCCGCGATACAAAGTCTAACCGCGACCGAGTGACTTTCCTCCCTGATGAAAGACGCTTTCTACAACGCCTCTACGCTCACCTTAAGCGAGTGCGCCATCTCTATGAAGCCTATCCCGATATCCCGGTTTCTATGCCACCAGCACTGGCTCGCAAATACCCGGACGCAGATAGATCATGGGAATGGCAATATGTATTCCCCGCCCGCAATCCCTCCGTAGATCCCCGTACTCTTACCATCAAACGACACCATCTGCATCCCAGCGGAATTCAAAGGGCTATTACCAAAGCAGTTCGTGCCGCCGGTATCACGAAACGTGCCACCGCCCACACCCTCCGTGCAGCTTTTGCCCATCGGCTCAAAGAGGCCGGTTGCTCACTTGACGATATCCAGAAGCTTATGGGCCACGCCGATATTCGCACCACCCAGCATTACCTTGAGAGCCAAATACCCGCCTATAAACGCCTGCATAGCCCACTCTCTGCTGAACCCTGA
- a CDS encoding B12-binding domain-containing radical SAM protein: MGLGYLAGSLLRAGYEVEIFDAVVEDEPLDSFLSRNFFEVVGISSPTPLIHEAWEAAQIAKAHGAITILGGPHLTIMPHESMERPEVDLVVRGEAEDTIVELLQALEEAPPRNGHDPEKPRFFPESVYGKILGLSFRNEEGQIVHNPQRPLRRDIDNIPWPAYHLFKIERYTNLQPLTDGLDPNARAYTILTSRGCPYQCIYCSKPVTGHTWRPRSPAEVVKEWRYLVEELGATEIGITDDAWNLDLERAKEICRLLIKEGLNKVPWITIHGMRVTSTDEELFRLMKKAGCKRVGFGVESGNEEILRRIKKAQTLDQVREAFRNARKAGLETMGFFIFGLPGENEQTMEDTIRFALELDPELANFMMAVPFPGTELYQLVLKEGKLFAKSWRDFGIHDDKAHYELPGLPASLVEKKWHEAYRRFYLRPSRIWRRLWKKDTWRRLPEYIGNLVRFFGLK; encoded by the coding sequence ATGGGGCTTGGGTACCTGGCAGGTTCCCTCCTCAGGGCTGGTTATGAGGTTGAAATCTTTGACGCAGTGGTAGAAGATGAGCCCCTTGATTCTTTCCTCAGCCGCAATTTTTTTGAGGTAGTGGGAATTTCAAGCCCTACTCCTCTCATTCATGAAGCATGGGAAGCAGCTCAGATAGCCAAAGCCCACGGAGCTATAACCATCCTTGGGGGGCCTCACCTTACTATTATGCCTCACGAATCCATGGAAAGGCCAGAAGTGGACCTGGTGGTCCGGGGTGAGGCCGAGGACACTATAGTTGAACTCCTGCAAGCCCTGGAAGAGGCACCGCCTCGCAATGGCCACGACCCCGAAAAGCCTCGCTTTTTCCCTGAATCCGTCTATGGCAAAATTTTAGGCCTTTCTTTCCGCAACGAGGAAGGCCAAATAGTCCACAATCCCCAGCGTCCTCTCCGCAGGGATATTGACAATATTCCCTGGCCTGCCTATCATTTGTTCAAGATTGAACGCTACACCAACCTCCAGCCCCTAACCGACGGCCTTGACCCTAACGCCAGAGCTTATACAATTCTGACCTCCAGAGGCTGCCCCTACCAATGCATTTACTGCTCAAAGCCTGTAACCGGGCACACGTGGCGGCCCCGTTCTCCCGCCGAGGTCGTGAAAGAGTGGCGCTACCTGGTGGAGGAGCTCGGTGCCACTGAAATAGGTATTACCGATGACGCCTGGAACTTAGACCTGGAAAGGGCCAAGGAAATCTGCAGGCTCCTTATAAAAGAAGGATTGAACAAAGTGCCCTGGATCACCATTCACGGGATGAGGGTAACCAGCACCGATGAGGAGCTTTTCCGTTTGATGAAGAAAGCTGGATGCAAGCGGGTGGGCTTTGGGGTGGAAAGCGGGAATGAGGAAATTCTAAGACGCATAAAGAAAGCCCAGACTCTGGACCAGGTTCGGGAGGCTTTCCGCAATGCCCGGAAGGCAGGCCTTGAAACCATGGGGTTCTTCATCTTCGGACTTCCAGGAGAGAATGAGCAGACTATGGAGGATACCATCCGCTTTGCCCTGGAGCTGGACCCCGAACTGGCCAACTTCATGATGGCCGTTCCCTTCCCCGGCACAGAGCTTTACCAGCTTGTGTTAAAGGAAGGCAAACTTTTTGCCAAAAGCTGGCGTGATTTCGGCATCCACGATGACAAAGCTCATTACGAACTTCCAGGGCTCCCGGCATCCCTGGTGGAAAAGAAGTGGCACGAGGCCTACCGCCGCTTCTACTTAAGGCCCAGCCGGATATGGAGGAGACTCTGGAAAAAAGACACCTGGCGTCGCCTGCCTGAATACATCGGCAATCTGGTCCGGTTCTTCGGGTTAAAGTAA
- a CDS encoding aminotransferase class I/II-fold pyridoxal phosphate-dependent enzyme yields MEGKWSYRAHEIEPGIFVEIGELVERFKPLDLSTGYPDLPGPEEVKYAAVEAICRGANQYTSSFGSLRLRQAIADHYRRFYGWNIDPFQEITVTHGATEGIIASILALVNPGDEVIIFEPFYDSFAPDVIMAGGKPVFVSLTPPSWEFDPVELKGAISPRTRLIILNSPHNPTGKVFSREELETIARLALEHDLLVLYDVVYEHLVFEGRHYHIATFPGMASRTITAGSFGKTFGLTGWMVGWIIAPPPITEAVRRIHQFTSYCAAAPFQEAAAFALGMEEDFFRKTVEMYRQRRDFLSSALEDIGFAVLKPQSTYYLLADFSPLSEEDDRTFCRRLIQEAGVAAIPISGFYRKGVKSPPMLRFCFAKRMETLEEAVARLRNWAKKEAQAS; encoded by the coding sequence ATGGAGGGAAAGTGGTCCTACAGGGCCCACGAAATAGAGCCCGGCATTTTCGTCGAGATCGGAGAACTTGTGGAAAGATTCAAACCCCTGGACTTATCCACCGGTTACCCCGACCTGCCGGGACCGGAAGAGGTTAAGTATGCTGCAGTGGAGGCTATATGCCGGGGAGCCAATCAGTACACTTCCAGCTTCGGGAGCCTCAGGCTCCGCCAAGCCATAGCCGATCACTATCGCCGCTTCTACGGCTGGAACATAGACCCCTTCCAAGAGATAACAGTAACCCACGGAGCTACAGAAGGAATTATTGCTTCAATTCTGGCCCTTGTGAATCCAGGGGATGAAGTGATAATCTTTGAACCCTTCTACGATAGCTTCGCTCCCGACGTAATAATGGCCGGGGGAAAACCTGTGTTCGTGTCCCTCACGCCGCCCTCCTGGGAATTTGACCCGGTTGAGCTGAAAGGGGCTATTTCGCCCCGCACTCGCCTCATAATCCTCAATAGCCCTCATAACCCCACAGGCAAAGTCTTCTCCAGGGAAGAACTGGAAACCATCGCTCGCCTGGCGCTGGAACACGACCTTCTGGTCCTCTACGATGTTGTTTACGAGCACCTGGTCTTTGAAGGAAGGCACTATCATATAGCCACCTTCCCCGGGATGGCTTCTCGCACGATAACAGCGGGAAGCTTCGGTAAAACCTTCGGACTCACGGGGTGGATGGTAGGATGGATCATTGCTCCACCACCCATTACCGAAGCTGTCCGGAGGATACACCAGTTCACCTCCTATTGCGCTGCTGCCCCTTTCCAGGAAGCCGCCGCCTTCGCTCTGGGGATGGAAGAGGATTTCTTCCGCAAAACAGTGGAGATGTATCGCCAGCGCAGAGATTTCCTTTCCTCAGCTCTGGAAGATATAGGCTTCGCGGTCCTCAAGCCCCAGAGCACCTATTACCTCCTGGCCGATTTTTCCCCTCTGAGCGAGGAAGACGACAGAACCTTCTGTCGTCGTCTGATTCAGGAAGCAGGAGTTGCCGCTATCCCCATAAGTGGCTTCTACCGAAAAGGAGTCAAAAGCCCTCCTATGCTCCGGTTCTGCTTCGCTAAAAGGATGGAGACTCTGGAAGAAGCCGTGGCGAGGCTCAGGAATTGGGCGAAGAAAGAGGCACAAGCTTCCTGA